The Verrucomicrobium spinosum DSM 4136 = JCM 18804 genome includes a region encoding these proteins:
- a CDS encoding LacI family DNA-binding transcriptional regulator has protein sequence MLDARIRMEDVARAAGVSVATVSRALKDDSRISPTVREAVKAVAVRMGYVPNPLVQSLMSQRRTGREGQAAETIALVTNYPHDAWPQKDVCRWYFKGIEERALQLGYRVEVFSLEALHHDPDRLGRVLRARGIRAAVLGFSRDEEHPVALDVSGLSVVGLSTYFRDLPVDRVHLNGFYNIKLACRHLRSLGYRRPGLVVPVANNQIVGGQWSAAALDEQWQRPTAERCPPFLMEGQQVNMQAFRNWFEEHQPDALIAYKVPVVELLDRLRLRVPQDVGVAALYGTEQDRRNMAGIDGNLEQVGAAAVDLLVQKLQVNERGLPGQLREVLIAGSWQDGPSVDRINKILKD, from the coding sequence ATGCTCGACGCCCGGATTCGCATGGAGGATGTCGCCCGGGCGGCCGGGGTGTCTGTCGCCACCGTCTCCCGGGCGCTGAAGGATGACAGCCGCATCTCTCCGACGGTGAGGGAGGCCGTGAAGGCCGTGGCGGTGCGGATGGGCTATGTGCCCAATCCACTGGTGCAGAGCCTCATGAGCCAGCGACGCACCGGCCGGGAGGGCCAGGCGGCGGAGACCATTGCGCTGGTGACGAACTATCCCCACGACGCCTGGCCGCAGAAGGATGTGTGCCGGTGGTATTTCAAAGGGATCGAAGAGCGGGCCCTCCAGCTCGGGTATCGCGTGGAGGTGTTCTCTCTGGAGGCCCTGCATCATGATCCCGACCGGCTGGGCCGGGTCCTGCGCGCCCGCGGCATCCGGGCGGCCGTGCTCGGCTTTTCGCGGGACGAGGAACATCCCGTAGCGCTGGACGTGAGCGGCCTGAGCGTGGTGGGCTTGAGCACCTACTTCCGCGATCTCCCGGTGGACCGGGTGCACCTGAACGGGTTCTACAACATCAAGCTCGCCTGCCGTCACCTCCGAAGCCTGGGCTACCGCCGGCCCGGGCTGGTGGTGCCCGTGGCCAACAACCAGATCGTGGGCGGCCAGTGGTCTGCCGCGGCGCTGGATGAGCAGTGGCAGCGACCAACGGCAGAGCGCTGTCCGCCGTTCCTCATGGAGGGGCAGCAGGTGAACATGCAGGCCTTTCGCAACTGGTTCGAAGAACATCAGCCCGACGCCCTCATCGCCTACAAGGTGCCGGTGGTGGAGCTGCTGGACCGCCTGCGGCTGCGCGTGCCCCAGGACGTGGGGGTGGCCGCCCTCTATGGTACCGAGCAGGACCGCCGCAACATGGCGGGGATCGATGGCAACCTGGAACAGGTGGGCGCAGCGGCCGTGGACCTGCTGGTGCAGAAGCTGCAAGTCAACGAACGCGGCCTGCCCGGCCAGCTTCGCGAGGTCTTGATCGCGGGAAGCTGGCAGGACGGGCCCAGTGTAGACAGGATTAACAAGATTTTGAAAGATTAA
- a CDS encoding hydroxypyruvate isomerase family protein: protein MSQSSFSRRRFLEAGTFATVAASLQHRLEAADQASGLKGRINHSACKWCYPKVPLDELCRAGKEMGLTSIDLVDPADFATLKAHGLTSAMISFPFTKGPGDVKVGSIEHAFNNPEYHDLLVQIYEPHIKASAEFGAKHVICFSGNRRGMDEETGLKNCAEGLKKVLPIAEKHGITLVMELLNSKVNHKDYMCDKSAWGVELCKRTGSDNFKLLYDIYHMQIMEGDVIATIKRDNQYFAHYHTGGVPGRHEIDETQELYYPAIMKAIVDTGYKGHVAQEFIPARPDALGSLRQAVGICDV, encoded by the coding sequence ATGTCGCAATCTTCTTTCTCACGCCGCCGTTTTCTGGAGGCTGGCACCTTCGCCACTGTGGCCGCCTCCCTCCAGCACCGCCTTGAAGCTGCCGACCAGGCCAGCGGCCTGAAGGGCCGGATCAACCACTCTGCTTGCAAATGGTGCTACCCCAAGGTGCCGTTGGATGAACTCTGCCGCGCTGGCAAAGAGATGGGCCTGACCTCCATCGATCTGGTGGATCCGGCAGATTTCGCCACGCTCAAGGCGCATGGTCTGACCAGTGCGATGATCAGCTTTCCTTTCACGAAGGGGCCCGGCGATGTGAAGGTCGGCAGCATTGAACATGCCTTTAACAACCCGGAGTATCATGATCTGCTCGTGCAGATCTATGAACCCCACATCAAGGCCAGCGCTGAGTTCGGGGCGAAACACGTGATCTGCTTCTCAGGGAACCGTCGTGGCATGGATGAGGAAACGGGTCTCAAAAATTGTGCAGAAGGCCTGAAGAAAGTGCTGCCCATCGCAGAGAAGCACGGCATCACCCTGGTGATGGAGCTGCTCAACAGCAAGGTGAACCACAAGGACTACATGTGCGACAAGAGTGCCTGGGGTGTGGAACTGTGCAAGCGCACCGGTTCTGACAACTTCAAGCTGCTCTATGACATCTACCACATGCAGATCATGGAGGGGGACGTCATCGCCACCATCAAGCGGGACAACCAGTACTTCGCCCACTATCACACCGGCGGCGTGCCCGGACGTCATGAGATCGATGAGACGCAGGAACTCTATTATCCCGCCATCATGAAGGCCATCGTGGACACCGGCTACAAAGGCCACGTGGCCCAGGAGTTCATTCCCGCGCGCCCGGATGCTCTGGGCTCACTGCGCCAGGCGGTGGGGATTTGCGACGTGTAG